In a single window of the Papaver somniferum cultivar HN1 chromosome 8, ASM357369v1, whole genome shotgun sequence genome:
- the LOC113305349 gene encoding noroxomaritidine synthase-like, with translation MSSKTGKLFEDGEWPLVFDSDDINGLVYLHAALCESMRIYPPVSYSRKTVLSEAVLPDGSLVKPGMEIIIPFYSVGRMPWIWEEDCLEFRPERWIDDDGKLNRHENVSKFVAFSLGPSSCLGKDLSFTQMKALVAAVLFNFQIEVLEGQHVRPKPAISLHMEKGLEVKIQKRVI, from the coding sequence ATGTCCTCAAAAACGGGGAAACTATTTGAGGACGGTGAGTGGCCATTGGTTTTTGATTCAGATGATATAAATGGGTTGGTTTATTTGCATGCTGCATTATGTGAATCGATGAGAATATACCCACCGGTATCTTATAGTAGGAAAACCGTGTTGAGCGAAGCTGTGCTCCCAGATGGAAGTTTAGTAAAGCCAGGGATGGAGATAATAATTCCTTTCTATTCCGTCGGAAGAATGCCATGGATTTGGGAAGAAGATTGCCTAGAATTTAGGCCGGAGAGATGGATAGATGATGACGGGAAGCTAAACCGTCATGAAAACGTTTCTAAGTTCGTTGCATTCAGCTTAGGACCAAGTAGTTGTTTAGGTAAGGATCTGTCATTTACACAAATGAAGGCTCTTGTTGCAGCTGTGCTCTTCAACTTTCAAATTGAAGTACTGGAAGGCCAGCATGTTCGTCCTAAACCAGCTATTTCTCTTCATATGGAGAAAGGACTGGAAGTCAAGATACAAAAGAGAGTTATTTAG
- the LOC113305351 gene encoding alkane hydroxylase MAH1-like: MDDLFKSFVPAILILILICFLSIGLFLKKTSQAIDYWLFLGSLPSLARNSNRLPEWFTEVFCSLGRGSFFLDGPIFSNLKYFVTCHDKNIEYILKSHSNNFPKGPEFKQVFDPLGDGIFNVDADAWKVQRRMAHAAFISSEYKGLVSNMCRGVVEDQVVPLLVRLAKTGTTIDLQEVCSRFAFDVNMNTIFGKHANYLSIQLPSNDLAEAIDAAQEGVFYRHTMSMFMWKLMRLFGIGREGEVTKAVKTVNTHFYEYISQKRTNLIKGVKTFDLLSLYINRTQDHKKIFAPSPHKNDQVP; this comes from the coding sequence ATGGATGACTTATTTAAGTCTTTTGTGCCTGCAATTCTCATACTCATCCTTATCTGTTTCCTCTCTATAGGTTTATTTCTTAAGAAAACTAGTCAAGCCATTGACTACTGGCTTTTCCTTGGATCCCTTCCATCCCTGGCAAGGAATTCTAACCGTTTACCTGAATGGTTTACTGAGGTATTTTGTTCACTTGGTAGAGGTTCTTTCTTTCTTGATGGACCTATCTTCTCAAATCTCAAATATTTTGTAACTTGTCACGACAAAAACATTGAATATATTCTTAAATCCCATTCCAACAATTTCCCCAAAGGTCCAGAATTCAAGCAAGTTTTTGATCCACTAGGTGATGGAATCTTCAATGTTGATGCTGATGCTTGGAAAGTACAGAGAAGAATGGCTCATGCAGCGTTTATATCTAGTGAGTACAAAGGTCTAGTGTCTAACATGTGTCGCGGGGTTGTAGAAGATCAGGTAGTTCCCTTATTAGTTCGATTAGCTAAAACGGGTACAACCATTGATTTACAGGAGGTGTGTTCAAGATTCGCTTTCGATGTTAACATGAATACCATATTTGGAAAGCATGCAAATTACCTCTCTATCCAACTTCCTTCTAATGATTTGGCTGAAGCTATTGATGCCGCACAAGAAGGCGTGTTTTATAGGCATACAATGTCAATGTTCATGTGGAAGTTAATGCGCTTGTTTGGAATTGGTAGGGAGGGCGAGGTGACTAAAGCTGTCAAAACAGTAAACACGCACTTCTATGAATATATTTCCCAAAAGCGAACAAACTTGATTAAGGGGGTAAAAACTTTTGATCTCTTATCATTATACATAAATAGAACTCAGGATCATAAGAAAATTTTTGCTCCTTCGCCACACAAAAATGACCAAGTTCCTTAG